Within Actinosynnema pretiosum, the genomic segment GCGAGCTCCTCGACGCGGGCGAGCTCGTCCGGGGAGAGGTCGGCGGGCGTGGCGCCGGGGATGATCTGCCGCTGGAGCCGGGCGGTGCCGGTCCAGCCGTCGTTGATCAGGTCGACTTCGACGTGGCCGCCGGAGACGGTGGCGAGGAAGTTGTCGCGGCGCTCGCGCTGCCAACCGGGCTGGAGCGCCGCGGCCCACTCGGGGTCGGTGGGGCGGTTGCCGCGCACGTCGACGGAGGACGGGGTGCGCTGGAAGACGTGGAGGTGCTGGGCGTCGCGCGCGAGCATCGGGACGACCTGGATGCCGGTGGCGCCGGTGCCGATGACCGCGACCTTCTTGTCCGCCAGGCGATCCATGCCACCGGTGGCGTCGCCGCCGGTGTAGCCGTAGTCCCAGCGGCTGGTGTGGAAGGTGTGGCCGCGGTAGGTGTCGATGCCGGGGATGCCGGGGAGCTTGGCCTGGGAGAGCGTGCCGCTGGAGACGACGACGTGGCGGGCGCGCATGGCGTCGCCGCGGTTGGTGGTGATTTCCCACTCCTGGTTGGTGTCGTCCCAGGTGAGGCTCGTGACGCGGGTCTGGAAGCAGGCGTCGCGGTAGAGGTCGAAGTGCTTGGCGATGGCGACGGCGTGCTGGCGGATCTCCTCACCGGGGGCGTAGCGCCACTTCGGGACGTAGCCGACCTCTTCGAGGAGGGGGAGGTAGACGTAGGACTCGATGTCGCAGTGGATGCCGGGGTAGCGGTTCCAGTACCAGGTGCCGCCGAAGTCGCCCGCCTCCTCGACGACGCGGATGTCCTGGAACCCGGCCTGGCGCAGGCGCGCGCCGGTGAGCAGCCCACCGAAGCCGCCGCCGACGATGAGGACCTCGACGCGGTCGGTGAGGGGGTCGCGGGTGAAGTCGGGGTCGGCGTGGGGGTCGGCGGCGTAGTAGCCGAACTCGCCCGCGGCGCGGCGGTACTGGGCGGCGCCGTCGGGGCGGACGCGGCGGTCGCGCTCCTGGCGGTACTTCTCGCGCAGGGCCTCGGGGTCGAAGTCGAGGTCGGGGGTAGCGGCATGGCTGGGGATGGCGGTCACGGGCACCTCTGGGTCGTCGCGTGCAGGGCTGGCCGGAGGCCAGGGGCCTTCGGCTCACCTTGATTAAATCAAGCGACTGACTGAACTGCCAGGGGTGCTCCTGCGTGGGGTACCGGCGCGCGGCAGCGCCGCCGCCCACCTTCCCGACCATGTGTGACAGCCCTGCGCACCGACGTGCGTTGCACATCAGTGCGCTGAGTGATCAGAGCACGAGACCGGCCAAGCCCCGCAAACCGCGTTTCACTACCTACATCCACTCTGTGCTCAAGTCCGCCTTGGAGCACGCCGTCCACGAAGAGGAGATCCCACGCAACGTCGTCCGCAACGTCCGCACTGACACGCCCGCCCTCGCCCCTTCGACCCCCTCACAGCTGACGAAGCCCGCCAACTCCTTGCCACCGCGCAAGACCACAGGCTGCACGCGCTGTTCGAACTCGCCCTCCACAAGGGTGAACTCCTCGGCCTGCGACAGGAAGACCTGGACGCAGGCAGCGCCGCCATCCGTCGCGCACTTCAACGCACCAGCACCGGCAGGCTCACCACGCTGCCCACCAAACGCGCGCCTCCGAGCGCCACATCGTCCTTCTCACCCGCTGCGACCAGTTGTTGAAGCTCCGCCACGAGTACAGAAGCGCAAGTGTCAGGCCACAAACACCATGCGGCAGCATGACGGGCACGTGTTCACCACTGTGCAGAACACGCCGATCGACCCGACCAACCTCACCCACACCTTCACCGCGCTCATCAGCAAGAGCAGCCTCCGCCGCATCCGGTTCCACAACCTCCAGCACTCGACCGCAGCGCTGCTGCCGGAACAAGGCGTCGAACTCTTCGTGATCAAGGAACTCCCCGACCACGCTCGCATCGGCGTCACCGCCACCGTTTACGCCCACGTCAGGCTCCGTCTCCAGCGCGATGCCATCGACCTTCCCGGCCGCGCCCTCCAGCACTCTGACGACGTCATCGGCCAGACCGGTGACCACGGCGAACCGCCACCCTGAGCCTTTTTCATCCTGGTCTGGACGTGTTGACGGGTAAGGGACTTCTGCTGTGGCTGGTTGACGCAGGCGCGGCGTGTCGGACCCTGGACACGGCGGAGCCCCTGGTAACAGAGCCATCGACCAAAACCGCTCCGCAGCACCAGGGGCTTCACGTGTTGTTCTATCGCGCCGCGCTGCCGTTGTCACATCGGACCCTGAGATTCGCGTCAGGCCCGATCCGCACACACCGCCGGGAGCCGGGTTCGCGCTGGCGCCGGCTCGATGCCGAGCGCCAAGCCCTGCTGGTGCTGGTTCACCTGCGTAAAGGAGAGCCGTTCGCCGAGATCGGCGCCGGGTTCAGGGTCTCGGCCACCACCTGCCAGCGCTACGTCCACGAGACCATCGAGCTCCTCGCCGCCAGGTCGCCGCGGCTGCGGCAGGCGCTGCGCACGGCGAAACGGCAGGGCGTGGCCTACGCGGTGATCGACGGCACGCTCATCCCGATCGACCGGGTCGCCGCCGACCGGCCGCTCCACTCGGGCAAGCACAGAACGCACGGGGTGAACCCGCGGGTGATCGCCTCGTCGGACGGGACGATCCTGTGGGTCTCCGGCGATCTGCCCGGCAGCGCCCACGACACCGCCGCGGCCGGGATCTGGAACATCCTCGCCGCCCTGCGCGACGCAGGGCTGATCGCCCTGGGCGACAAGGGCTACCACGGCTACGACCCGACCGGCTGGCACGTGATCACCCCGTACAAGGGCAGGAACAAACCCGAGTCGCAGAAAGACGCCAACCGTGCCCACGCCCGCCTACGCGGACCCGGCGAACGCGCCAACGCGCCAACTCAAGACCTCGCGCGTCCTGCGCAAACTCCGCTGCTGTCCACGCCGCGCTGGCCGACTGGCCAAAGCCGTCCACGTCCTACAGAACTACGAGACAACCGCAGGACGAAAAAGGCTCCCTGTGCAGCTCCCATCCGCTGACGTTGCCGTCAACTACTGCCGCCAGACGCCCCCAGCACAGACGAGCGGCCCCACCAGAATCCGGTGGGGCTGCTCGCTTTACATTCCTGTTCAGCACGAGGCGGCTGACGCAACACCACAGCAGTGACCAGCGGCTTGCTTCAGCGTGAGGGTCAATTCCAGCAGAAATTCACACCGTCGCACCCTCATGCAGGGTTGAGACCAAACCCTTCAGAAAAACGTCTTGTCCCAATTTCCAGAAATCATCGCCTGCATAGACTGCTTAAATCCATTACCAACATATTGAATTCCGGGATCCCCAGCGAGAAATACGTCTCCATCGCTCGCAATCAATACCACTTCTTCGGTCTCGAACGCAGAGCCGATGGGAATCAGAGGACGCCCTACCCTCTGAGAAAATACGCGTATGTTGCCGGGATAGAAAGAAAGGGCCCTTTCTGCGTCGATTCGCACGCCATCCTCCATTTCGCGGTACATCCACAAAATGGAACACTCTCGATACTCTTCGAGAAATCCGCGCAATTCTGCCCCTACTTCGTAACCAGCCAATTCGTAGAGTCTGGACACATGATCGACCGAAGCTGAACCAACATCTACCCGGCTTGCACCAGGGAAGGCATCAAGCAATTTCTGTTGCCGAGAAGCGTCATCGTATCCACTCATCCGGTTAGCACACTCCCGACCGCATCTGGCACCCAAACTCGACAGTTAGGACACATTTTGAACTTCTTCCCATTTTGATTGAGGGTAATGATATC encodes:
- a CDS encoding SUKH-3 domain-containing protein; its protein translation is MSGYDDASRQQKLLDAFPGASRVDVGSASVDHVSRLYELAGYEVGAELRGFLEEYRECSILWMYREMEDGVRIDAERALSFYPGNIRVFSQRVGRPLIPIGSAFETEEVVLIASDGDVFLAGDPGIQYVGNGFKQSMQAMISGNWDKTFF
- a CDS encoding flavin-containing monooxygenase; amino-acid sequence: MTAIPSHAATPDLDFDPEALREKYRQERDRRVRPDGAAQYRRAAGEFGYYAADPHADPDFTRDPLTDRVEVLIVGGGFGGLLTGARLRQAGFQDIRVVEEAGDFGGTWYWNRYPGIHCDIESYVYLPLLEEVGYVPKWRYAPGEEIRQHAVAIAKHFDLYRDACFQTRVTSLTWDDTNQEWEITTNRGDAMRARHVVVSSGTLSQAKLPGIPGIDTYRGHTFHTSRWDYGYTGGDATGGMDRLADKKVAVIGTGATGIQVVPMLARDAQHLHVFQRTPSSVDVRGNRPTDPEWAAALQPGWQRERRDNFLATVSGGHVEVDLINDGWTGTARLQRQIIPGATPADLSPDELARVEELADFAKMNELRARVDEIVEDPAVAELLKPWYRYMCKRPTFSDLYLEAFNRPNVTLVDTADHGGVERFTETGVVVGGTEYEVDCVIFATGFEVGVSGVVSGTMPVHGRGGTTLLESWARGPRTLHGFYSNGFPNLFHLGPMQNASSVNFTHILDEQATHIAAVLEQARERGAVRVEPSAEAEEAWQQVLRESTVDRFDFQAECTPGYYNNEGKPRPGGLSYGEGPVVFHELLRRWRADGGMDDVLVDAR
- a CDS encoding tyrosine-type recombinase/integrase, with product MRQHDGHVFTTVQNTPIDPTNLTHTFTALISKSSLRRIRFHNLQHSTAALLPEQGVELFVIKELPDHARIGVTATVYAHVRLRLQRDAIDLPGRALQHSDDVIGQTGDHGEPPP